One Coffea arabica cultivar ET-39 chromosome 5c, Coffea Arabica ET-39 HiFi, whole genome shotgun sequence DNA window includes the following coding sequences:
- the LOC113690518 gene encoding GDSL esterase/lipase At5g55050-like — translation MACLRSSSTIASSGFFAFRNMSLFFFFALISFSEGQTVPAVYVFGDSLVDVGNNNYIKDSLLKANYPYNGIDYPGGKPTGRFCNGKNAADFIAEKVGLPTSPPYLSDTSDVFLKGVSFASGGSGLFNTTGQGFLRKTLSLAQQVDYFTALHDRLVKQLGPAAAQQRLSKSLFLVVIGSNDAFAYFESLNNRKVMKVTPDQYVDQMISILQGLLKQIHSLGARKFVVVGLGSLGCCPGQRHDTGNEQCNQDINSLAIKYNQGLASMLAGLKSVLNDFSYSLFDTYTVLLDIIDNAATYGFTEAKAACCGFGKLNADVFCTPLAVYCSNRTDHVFWDKVHPTQATDKIMVDTIYSGSQPYVSPINVKQLVAL, via the exons ATGGCTTGTCTCAGGTCCTCCTCCACAATAGCCAGCTCTGGGTTTTTCGCCTTCAGAAACATGTCCCTATTCTTCTTCTTTGCTCTCATCAGTTTCTCAGAAGGACAAACAGTTCCGGCCGTGTATGTTTTCGGTGACTCCCTTGTTGATGTTGGCAACAACAACTACATTAAAGACTCGCTTCTCAAGGCAAATTACCCTTACAACGGCATTGATTACCCTGGTGGAAAACCAACCGGAAGATTCTGCAATGGCAAAAACGCTGCAGATTTTATCG CTGAAAAGGTGGGATTGCCAACTTCCCCTCCATATTTGTCCGATACAAGTGATGTTTTCCTCAAGGGAGTAAGTTTTGCATCTGGAGGATCAGGACTCTTCAACACCACCGGCCAAGGCTTCCTC CGCAAGACGCTCTCTCTGGCCCAACAAGTGGATTATTTCACTGCGCTGCACGACAGACTAGTGAAACAGCTTGGGCCTGCTGCAGCACAGCAGCGTTTATCAAAATCTCTGTTTCTTGTGGTGATTGGAAGCAATGATGCTTTCGCTTATTTCGAGTCTTTAAACAACAGAAAAGTTATGAAGGTTACTCCAGATCAGTACGTTGATCAGATGATTTCCATACTCCAAGGATTGTTGAAG CAAATCCATAGTTTGGGGGCTCGCAAGTTTGTTGTGGTTGGACTAGGATCACTTGGGTGCTGTCCAGGGCAAAGACATGACACCGGCAATGAACAATGCAATCAAGATATCAACTCTTTGGCGATCAAATACAACCAAGGACTTGCATCAATGTTGGCGGGACTGAAGTCGGTTTTGAACGACTTCAGCTACTCCTTATTTGATACTTATACAGTCCTCCTCGACATCATTGACAACGCAGCAACTTATG GTTTTACCGAGGCAAAGGCAGCTTGTTGTGGATTTGGAAAACTGAATGCCGACGTGTTTTGCACGCCCCTGGCCGTGTACTGCTCCAATAGAACCGATCACGTCTTCTGGGATAAAGTCCATCCCACACAAGCAACGGATAAAATTATGGTCGATACCATCTACTCTGGTTCACAGCCATACGTGTCTCCCATCAATGTCAAGCAGCTGGTTGCTCTATAA